The proteins below are encoded in one region of Polypterus senegalus isolate Bchr_013 chromosome 2, ASM1683550v1, whole genome shotgun sequence:
- the gja3 gene encoding gap junction alpha-3 protein isoform X2 gives MGDWSFLGRLLENAQEHSTVIGKVWLTVLFIFRILVLGAAAEEVWGDEQSDFTCNIQQPGCENVCYDKAFPISHIRFWVLQIIFVSTPTLIYLGHVLHIVRMEEKKKEKEAELRKSQRHLEEKELLFKNDGAAAEKQNSQQTLESRVTSEGIQTSKITSLRQR, from the exons ATGGGCGACTGGAGCTTTTTGGGCAGACTTTTGGAAAATGCACAAGAACACTCGACGGTGATAGGCAAAGTCTGGCTGACCGTGCTCTTTATCTTCAGGATCCTGGTTCTGGGGGCTGCTGCTGAGGAAGTTTGGGGAGATGAGCAATCCGACTTCACATGCAACATCCAGCAGCCTGGTTGTGAGAACGTCTGCTACGACAAGGCCTTCCCTATCTCCCACATTCGCTTCTGGGTGCTTCAGATCATCTTTGTGTCAACGCCGACCCTCATTTACCTTGGTCATGTTCTGCATATTGTGCGaatggaggagaagaagaaggaaaaagaagcGGAGCTGCGCAAGTCACAAAGACATCTGGAGGAAAAGGAGCTCCTCTTTAAAAATGATGGCGCAGCGGCAG aaaaacagaacagcCAACAAACACTTGAGTCAAGAGTGACCAGTGAAGGCATTCAG
- the gja3 gene encoding gap junction alpha-3 protein isoform X1, producing the protein MGDWSFLGRLLENAQEHSTVIGKVWLTVLFIFRILVLGAAAEEVWGDEQSDFTCNIQQPGCENVCYDKAFPISHIRFWVLQIIFVSTPTLIYLGHVLHIVRMEEKKKEKEAELRKSQRHLEEKELLFKNDGAAAGKKERLPIRDEHGKIRIRGALLRTYVFNIIFKTIFEIGFIVGQYFLYGFELKPLYRCARWPCPNTVDCFISRPTEKTIFIIFMLVVACISLLLNLLEIYHLGWKKIKQGMTNGLSPDQEPPCHKVDLEPNTTSPRTAPASLSYPSYYTEVVAGGPQDYLEAPTAEFKMAPLSVDQHQAPPFYINNNNHRLATEQNWANLATEQQTRERKPASLSASTTSSVHNEQHQDTTADASSGSASGRKSEEDECHVTTTMVEMHEPPALSDVRRFSRASKGSGSKARSDDLAV; encoded by the coding sequence ATGGGCGACTGGAGCTTTTTGGGCAGACTTTTGGAAAATGCACAAGAACACTCGACGGTGATAGGCAAAGTCTGGCTGACCGTGCTCTTTATCTTCAGGATCCTGGTTCTGGGGGCTGCTGCTGAGGAAGTTTGGGGAGATGAGCAATCCGACTTCACATGCAACATCCAGCAGCCTGGTTGTGAGAACGTCTGCTACGACAAGGCCTTCCCTATCTCCCACATTCGCTTCTGGGTGCTTCAGATCATCTTTGTGTCAACGCCGACCCTCATTTACCTTGGTCATGTTCTGCATATTGTGCGaatggaggagaagaagaaggaaaaagaagcGGAGCTGCGCAAGTCACAAAGACATCTGGAGGAAAAGGAGCTCCTCTTTAAAAATGATGGCGCAGCGGCAGGTAAAAAAGAGCGGCTTCCCATCCGAGATGAGCATGGTAAAATCCGGATTAGGGGAGCGCTTCTGCGTACCTACGTCTTCAATATCATCTTTAAGACCATATTTGAAATTGGATTTATTGTAGGTCAGTATTTTCTTTATGGCTTTGAATTGAAACCCCTGTACCGGTGTGCCCGGTGGCCGTGCCCCAACACTGTGGACTGCTTTATTTCTCGTCCCACAGAAAAGACCATCTTCATCATATTTATGCTTGTGGTGGCTTGCATATCACTTTTGCTGAATTTGTTAGAGATTTATCACCTTGGCTGGAAGAAGATAAAACAGGGAATGACAAACGGGTTATCCCCGGACCAGGAACCCCCTTGCCACAAGGTTGACCTGGAACCCAATACCACAAGTCCCAGAACTGCCCCTGCCAGTCTTAGCTATCCATCTTATTACACAGAGGTCGTTGCAGGGGGTCCACAAGATTACCTTGAGGCCCCCACTGCAGAGTTCAAGATGGCACCGCTCTCAGTGGACCAGCACCAAGCACCTCCCTTctatattaacaacaacaaccacaGGCTGGCCACGGAGCAGAACTGGGCAAATCTCGCTACCGAGCAGCAGACTCGTGAGAGAAAGCCTGCCTCCCTTTCTGCCTCCACCACCAGCAGTGTCCACAACGAGCAACACCAGGACACGACTGCAGACGCCAGCAGCGGAAGTGCGAGTGGCCGGAAAAGCGAGGAGGACGAGTGTCACGTGACCACCACTATGGTGGAGATGCACGAGCCTCCCGCGCTCAGCGACGTCCGGAGATTCAGCAGGGCGAGTAAAGGCAGCGGCAGCAAGGCCAGGTCTGATGACCTCGCTGTTTAA